A region of the Desulfobacterales bacterium genome:
ATAATTGCTTCCGGTCTCTATTCCGAAGTCGATCTTTTTATTTCAAATGATCGCCATTTCATCAACGCTTTACCTGCGGAAATGTTCTTTTCTTTTGAAACCTGAAATAAGTCTTTTGAGGATACAGCATGCATTTTAAAAAAAGTGTTCTGGTTACCGGCGGGGCCGGGTTTTTAGGTTCGCACCTTTGTGAAAGGCTGCTTCAGGAAGGGAGCGATGTCATTTGTGTTGATAATTTTTATACCGGCAGCAAGCGAAATATTGTCCACCTGTTAAAAGATCCCTATTTCGAGCTGTTGCGGCATGACATTACATTTCCGCTGTACCTGGAAGTGGACGAAATTTATAACCTTGCCTGTCCGGCTTCGCCCATTCACTACCAGAACGATCCGGTCCAGACCACCAAGGTCAACGTTCACGGTTCCATCAACATGCTGGGCCTGGCCAAACGGATTAAGGCCAAAATTCTCCAGGCGTCTACTTCGGAGGTCTACGGAGATCCCGCAGTACATCCACAACCGGAGACATATCACGGCAACGTGAACTGCATCGGTCCGCGATCGTGTTATGATGAAGGCAAGCGCTGTGCCGAAACGCTGTTTTTCGACTATCATCGTCAGCATCGCTTGAAAATCAAAGTGGCCCGTATATTCAACACCTACGGGCCCCGAATGCATCCCAATGACGGCCGGGTGGTTTCCAACTTTATTCTGCAGGCCCTAAGAAACAAGCCGATTACCATTTACGGGGACGGTAGGCAGACGCGGTCATTTTGTTATGTGGACGACTTAATCGACGGGTTGATCCGATTGATGAACAGCCCGGACGACGTTACCGGTCCGGTCAATATCGGCAACCCGGACGAGTTTTCCATATTGGATCTGGCTCAGAAAGTTATTCAGCTAATCGGCTCAAAATCTGAAATCATCTTCCAGCCGTTGCCGCAGGATGATCCCAGGCAGCGTCGACCTGATATTTCGCTTGCCAAAAAGCAATTGGGCTGGGAACCCAGATTAAAGCTCGAAGATGGTCTTAAAAAGACCATCGAATATTTTAGTCAGTTTGTGAAATGAAAAAATGGCTCTTCGATGTTTTTAAGGGCAAACAGTTGCTGCAAATGTCATTAACACAACGCATTAAATCACCGGAGTTTTTAGACAGGATTAACAGGATGGACAGGATGTTGCCTACCGGCCGGTAGCCGGATAGGCAATAAACCATCGCCTGCGGCGAGGAGGGCAATCCGGTGGAGAAAGAAGACGTAACCCATGGTGAACTATTTGGTGGCAACTAGGATTGAGGTTGGCCTGCTGATCAATTTTGTTTCAACGGGTGTTGATGTCAAACGCAAGTATCGTACAGCGAGGGGAAAGCAGTGGGTTGCCGATCGGAGTGGTCTGAACCTCATCGGCGTTTCACCCTCCGCGAAGCGGATGCGTGTTTCAGGCCGCTCTTCCAGAGCGGCCTGACAAATCATCCTGTTAATCAGGTTAATCCTGTCAGATATTCTTTTAGTGAGGTGTTATGGCAAATGTGTTGGTGACCGGCGGCGCGGGTTACATCGGATCACATGCCTGTAAAGCGCTTGCGAAAGCAGGTTATACCCCCGTTACATATGACAACCTGATTTATGGACATCCCTGGGCCGTAAAGTGGGGTCCTTTTGAAAAAGGGGATGTGCTGGATAGGCACAGGCTGGATGAGGTGATCGCTAAATACAGGCCTGAAGCGGTTATGCACTTTGCCGCCTTTGCCTATGTGGGGGAATCGGTTGAAAACCCCGGGAAATACTACCGCAACAATGTGGCCGGTTCCCTGACAATCCTTGAAGCCATGCGCGACCACGGCATCCGCAATATGGTTTTCTCGAGCACCTGTGCCGTTTATGGGACCCCTGAAACGATACCCATACCGGAAGACCATCCCTTAAAGCCGATCAACCCTTACGGTTTCAGCAAGTATACGGTTGAACGGATGCTGGAAGATTTTTCCAACGCCCATGATATGCGCTATGTTTCTTTACGTTATTTCAATGCCGCCGGCGCCGATCCGGATGCTGAAACCGGGGAAGACCACGACCCTGAAACCCATCTGATACCATTGGTTCTGGACGCGGCATCAGGCCGAAG
Encoded here:
- a CDS encoding SDR family oxidoreductase; its protein translation is MHFKKSVLVTGGAGFLGSHLCERLLQEGSDVICVDNFYTGSKRNIVHLLKDPYFELLRHDITFPLYLEVDEIYNLACPASPIHYQNDPVQTTKVNVHGSINMLGLAKRIKAKILQASTSEVYGDPAVHPQPETYHGNVNCIGPRSCYDEGKRCAETLFFDYHRQHRLKIKVARIFNTYGPRMHPNDGRVVSNFILQALRNKPITIYGDGRQTRSFCYVDDLIDGLIRLMNSPDDVTGPVNIGNPDEFSILDLAQKVIQLIGSKSEIIFQPLPQDDPRQRRPDISLAKKQLGWEPRLKLEDGLKKTIEYFSQFVK
- the galE gene encoding UDP-glucose 4-epimerase GalE, producing the protein MANVLVTGGAGYIGSHACKALAKAGYTPVTYDNLIYGHPWAVKWGPFEKGDVLDRHRLDEVIAKYRPEAVMHFAAFAYVGESVENPGKYYRNNVAGSLTILEAMRDHGIRNMVFSSTCAVYGTPETIPIPEDHPLKPINPYGFSKYTVERMLEDFSNAHDMRYVSLRYFNAAGADPDAETGEDHDPETHLIPLVLDAASGRSKNIKIFGTDYDTPDGTCLRDYVHVSDLAGAHVLALEYLKDTGKSDIFNLGNGNGFSVREVIETARKITGRDIQAIASSRRSGDPAFLVGSSDKIRKVLGWNSKHASIDDIIQDAWGWYQKKDK